CTCGCCGCCGCGGCGCTGCCGCGCATGTTCCCGATGCTCACGACCGCGGCGGGCACCATCACCCCGGCGCGTGTCTTCGTGATCGGCGCCGGCGTGATGGGCCTGCAGGCGATCGCAACGGCCCGGCGCCTCGGAGCCAACGTGTCCGCCTACGACGTGCGCCCGGCGGCGCGTGAGGAGGTCGTCTCGGTCGGCGCGCGCTTCGTCGAGCTGCCGCTCGACACCGCGACCGCGCAGGACACCGGCGGGTACGCGCGGGCGCAGGACGAGGCCTTCTACCGGCGCCAGCGCGAGCTGCTGACGCAAACGGTCGCCGGAAGCGACGTCGTCATTACGACCGCGGCCGTCCCGGGGAAGCGGGCGCCCGTGCTCGTCACCGCGGACATGGTCGCGGCGATGGCGCCGGGCTCCGTGATCGTCGACTGCGCCGCCGACCACGGCGGCAACTGCGAATCGAGCCGTCCCGGCGAGACCACGGTCGCGCGGGGAGTCACGATTATCGCGCCGCTGCAGCTGGCCGGGTCGATCCCCGCCCACGCGAGTCAGCTGTACGCGCGGACGATCGCGGCGTTCCTGCTGCACATCAGCCGCGACGGCGCGCTTCACGTCGACCCGGACGACGAGATCGTA
This genomic stretch from bacterium harbors:
- a CDS encoding NAD(P) transhydrogenase subunit alpha, with translation MIVGVAKETRTGEQRVALVPATIPLLTKAGHQVLVEAGAGTAAGYPDPPYAEHGARIAPARAEVFAGADAVAQVLCYSAANGEGRADLAGLRRGQVLVGLMDPLASPETVREIAATGVTAFAMELMPRITRAQSMDALSAMATVSGYKAVLLAAAALPRMFPMLTTAAGTITPARVFVIGAGVMGLQAIATARRLGANVSAYDVRPAAREEVVSVGARFVELPLDTATAQDTGGYARAQDEAFYRRQRELLTQTVAGSDVVITTAAVPGKRAPVLVTADMVAAMAPGSVIVDCAADHGGNCESSRPGETTVARGVTIIAPLQLAGSIPAHASQLYARTIAAFLLHISRDGALHVDPDDEIVRETLVAQNGEVVQPRVREALGLGPLESAAAAPHAANGGEA